The Kribbella sp. NBC_00662 nucleotide sequence CAGCCGCTCACCCTGACCGAGCTGTCGAAGCGGACCGGACTGTCGCGCGCGTCGACCGAGGATGTTGCACGTGACTTGCTCGGACGCGGATGGTTGGCCGAGGTTGCGCCGGCGCTGGGCTCGGTCGGGCGGCCGGCCAGGCGGTACCGGTTCAACGCCGGGGCCGGGCGGTTGCTCGGGGTGGACATCGGTGGGCACAAGGCGCTTGCGCTGGTGACCGACCTCGACGGCGAGGTGCTCAACCAGACGCGCATCGCGGTCGATCCCGAGGCTGGGCGGCGCGAACGGCTCGCGGTGATGGACCGCTGCGTGGCGAAGGCCCTGGCCGGGGCGGGGGTCGAGGCTCGGCAGATCTGGTCGACCGGCGTAGCAACCACCGGTCTCGTCGACGCCTCCGGCAAGGTGATGCTGTCGGACTCGTTGCCCGAGTGGAGCGGCGTCGACCTGACCGCCCACGTACGCCGGTTGGTGCCCGGCCCCGTCCGGGTCGAAAACGACTGCAAACTCGCGGCCCTCGCTGAAACCTGGCGTGGCGTAGCTCGCTATGCCAAAGACGTCGTCTTCCTCCTCGCCGGCCTCCGCACCGGCGCCGGCCTCATCATCGACGGCAAACTCCACCGCGGCTTCGCCAACTGGTCCGGCGAAATAGGCGCCCTCCCCGCCGCCGGCTGGCTGAGAGCCCCCGAACACCTCACCAGCTGGCTCGAGACCACCCCCCAGTCGACCGGCCTGGCCTCGGGCTCGTCGGGTGGGTTCGAGCGGGTGTTTCTGGCGGCTCGGGGTGGGGATGTGCGGGCCGTGGACGCGGTGGGTGACTACGTGCGTGATCTTGCGGTGGGGGCGTCGGCTCTCGTGCTGACTCTGGATCCGCAGCTGGTGGTGATCGGGGGTGGGTTTTCGCGGTCGGCGGACGTGATGGTGGAGCCGTTGCGGCGGGAACTGGATCGGTGGTGTCTGCGGACGCCGGAGATCCGGGTGTCGGCGTTCGCGGACGAAGGGGTCGCGCTGGGTGCGGTCCGGTTGGCGCTGGATGAGGTGGAGGCGACGATCAGGACCGGGCTGAGACCTTGACATAATTTTCCTGGACTCCATGATTATTCCCATCGCCCCGCCCAGCGAGAGGAAGCATCATGATGCGTCCGTTCCGTCTGATCAGCGCGCTCGTGACCGGTGTGCTGCTCGCCGTACTCCTGGTCTCCCCCGCCCAGGCGACGATCAGCGGCGCCTCCGCGACCAACACCGCCACGACCGTCACCTACCGCTTCTCCTACACCGGCACCCCGCAGTTCCTCCGCGTGTACGTCGACACCGACCGCAACGCCTCGACCGGCTACGCACAAGCCGGCACCGGCGCCGACTACCTGCTCGAGAACGGCAGCCTGTACCAGCACACCGGCACCGGCTGGAGCTGGACACTCCTCCGCACGGTCACCTTCTCCAGCTCAGGCAACGTCGCCCAGTGGACGGTCAACCGCTCCGACCTCGGCGAGACCGCGACCCCGGGCGACGCCGACCTGGTCTTCCAGGTCGAGTCGCCGTTGGAGACCTCCGCGAAGCTCACGCAGACCTATTCGTCCGGCGGTGGTTCCGTCACCTACACGCCGTCGACCGAGAACTTCGCCAACCCTGAGCGCGGCTTCTACCACCACACCGGCGACTGCGACAAAGCCGACTTCTCCCAGAGCACCCTGCAGAGCTACCGCACCAGTCAGGGCATCTCGCTCGTCATGTGCGTCTTCTACCTGGCCGAGTACAAGAACGGTCCGATCGCACAGGCCGCCCTCGACCAGCTCCAGCAGCAGATCAACACCGTTCGCGCGGCCGGTCTGAAGATGGTCCTCCGGTTCGCCTACACCACCTCGACCGCCGGCGACGACACGACCAAGGACAGGATCCTGTCCCACCTCGACCAGCTCGCGCCGTACCTCAACTCCGGCAAGGACGTCATCGCCGTCGTCCAAGCAGGTCTCATCGGCGCGTGGGGTGAGTGGTACTACACGCAGAACTTCGGCAACGCCGGCACGGTCACGTCGACCGATTGGGCCAACCGCAAGGCCGTCACCGACAAGCTGCTGAGCGTTGTCCCGTCGACCCGGATGATCCAGCTGCGTACGCCGAAGTTCAAGCGCACCATGTACTCGACCACCGCCGTCCAACCGGGTAACGCCTACAACGGCTCGGCCCTGTCGAGGATCGGCCATCACAACGACTGCTTCCTCGCCAGCCCCGACGACTTCGGCACGTACGAGAACACCTCCGTCGAGTATCCGTACCTGCAGGCCGACACCACGTACGTCCCGATGGGCGGCGAGACCTGCGGCTCGAACCCGCCGCGCTCCAGCTGCCCGACCGCGACCGGCGAGCTCGCGCAGTTCCACTGGTCGTTCATCAACACCGACTACGAGCCGACCGTCCTCAACTCCTGGAACTCCGGCGGCTGCCTCGCCGACATCTCCAAGAACCTCGGCTACCGCTTCCGCCTCGAGTCCGGCACGTACCCCGCGACCGCCTCCCCCGGCGGCAGCCTGCCGGTCTCGTTCACCGTCCACAACGACGGCTACGCGACACCCTTCAACCCCCGCAACCTCGAGCTCGTACTGCGCAACACGTCGACCGGCTCGACGTACAAGCTCGCGATGAGCTCCGACCCACGTCGCTGGACCGCCGGTGCGTCGACGACCGTCGCGCAGACACTCACTCTGCCCACGAATCTTCCGGCAGGTTCCTACTCCCTGCTGCTGAACCTGCCGGATCCTCTCCTGTCCACCCGCCCCGAGTACTCCATCCGCCTCGCGAACCAGAACACCTGGGACGCGACGACCGGGATGAACTCGCTCCTGCACACGCTCACCGTCAGCTAGTCCGAGGAGACACCCGCATGAGACGGCTTGCCGCAAGCCTCGCGGTGGTTGGGTTGCTGCTACCCACCCAGACCGCGATGGCACACCACGCTCCGCCCGCCAGCACTGTCACCTACACAACCTCCGACGAGGTGATTTCCAACCAGGAGCGCGGTTTCTACCACCACGCCGAGACGCACTACTACGCCGACAACTCCGGCTACGTCCCGCTCGACGTCACCAAGCTGCGCAACTTCCGCACGCAGGAACACATCACCCAGATCCTGCGGCTGTTCTACCTGGAGAAGTTCTCCAAGCAGGACGTGATCGACAAGCACTACCTCGACCTGATGCAGGCCGACTTCAACACCGCCCGCGCGGCCGGCGTGAAGATGATCGTCCGGTTCGCCTACGCACTTCCCGGTGACGGCTGGCCGCCGCCGACGCCGTACGGCGATGCTCCGGTGGCCCGGGTCGTCAAGCAGATCAAGCAGCTGACGCCGATCCTGCGCAAGAACGCCGACATGATCGCGGTCGTCCAGTCGGGTTTCGTCGGCCTCTGGGGTGAGGGCTACTACACCGACTACTTCTCGAACCCGGCGGACCCGAGCCAGGTCTCGGACCAGAACTGGGCCGACCGCAAGGCCGTCATCGACGCGCTGCTCCAGGCGTTGCCGAAGGACAAGATGGTCCAGGTGCGGACGCCGTACATGAAGCAACGGATGTACGGCGTGCCGACCGGGACCGCGGGCGGGCTGACCGCGCAGCAGGCCTACAACGGCTCGGCGGTGGCGCGGATCGGGCAGCACAACGACTGCTTCCTGGCCAGCCCGGACGACTTCGGGACGTACCTCAGCGACCCGATCCAGCTCGACAAGGATTTCGTTGCCCAGGACACCAACTACGTTCCCGAGGGCGGCGAGACCTGCGGTGTGAACGCGCCGCGGTCGGAGTGGCCGTCGGCGTCGGCCGAGATGGCCGCGCTGCACTTCTCGTTCCTGAACATCGAGTACCACCCGGGCGTACTGGCCAGCTGGGGCGACAACATCAACATCGCGAAGCAGAAGCTGGGCTACCGGTTCGCGCTGACACAGTCCACGGTCAGCCAGTCGCACGGCAAGGCGCAGGTCGGCGTGAAGATCCGGAACGACGGATGGGCGGCGCCGTACAACCCGCGGCAGGTGCAGCTGGTGTTCCAGAACGCCCAGCACACCTACCGGGTGAACGTGCCGGCCGATCCGCGTCGCTGGGGCGCCGGCCAGACCGTGAGCCTGAACTGGAGCGTCAAGCTGCCCAAGGGCAAGTACAAGGTCCTGCTCAACATCGCGGACCCGAAGCTCCAGTCGCAGGCCCGCCTGCCAGGTTCCACCGAGACCTACAACGCCGTGTATGCGGTGCAGTTGGCCAACAACGGAACCTGGCAGTCGAGCACTGGTTACAACGATCTACAGCAGACGGTGTCTATCGGCTGACTATCGGATAGGCGCCCACGGGCCGTACTGGTCGCCCGGAGCCTGGTTCCGGGTCCACCACTTGGCCTGGTAGCGCTTGTCCTTGTAGAGCACCACGTCACCCTTCTCGAAGATGCGGGACGGCGTCCACAGCGTCGTCCCGTCTTCGGTCATCGCGAGCTCCTGCCAGGCGCCGTACGCGTCACCCGGCGGGAGCAGGATGCTCGCCCAGGCCGCCTCGTACGGCTTGCCCTGGTACGACACCTTCGCGCCGGCCTTGTACAGCGTCTTCGCGTTCCACGCCGGCGGCAGGTTCACGGTCACACCGACCGTGGCCTGCGCCGGCTCGAAGGTGTCGCTACCGGTGTACGACGCGGTCAGCGTGTGCACGCCCGCGGCGAGCCCTACCGGCAGCGTGAACGTCGCCTTCCCGTTCGTCACCGGCGCCGTACCGCGCACCTTCGTGCCTTCACGGAGCTCGACCGTCCCGCTGACCGAGAACTTGCCCGCGGCAACGTTCACGGTGACCTTGCCCGCGTTACCCCATTGAGTGGTAACAGCAG carries:
- a CDS encoding ROK family protein, which encodes MSEEPVGGDLSRLRQLNASAVLRELRGDQPLTLTELSKRTGLSRASTEDVARDLLGRGWLAEVAPALGSVGRPARRYRFNAGAGRLLGVDIGGHKALALVTDLDGEVLNQTRIAVDPEAGRRERLAVMDRCVAKALAGAGVEARQIWSTGVATTGLVDASGKVMLSDSLPEWSGVDLTAHVRRLVPGPVRVENDCKLAALAETWRGVARYAKDVVFLLAGLRTGAGLIIDGKLHRGFANWSGEIGALPAAGWLRAPEHLTSWLETTPQSTGLASGSSGGFERVFLAARGGDVRAVDAVGDYVRDLAVGASALVLTLDPQLVVIGGGFSRSADVMVEPLRRELDRWCLRTPEIRVSAFADEGVALGAVRLALDEVEATIRTGLRP
- a CDS encoding DUF4832 domain-containing protein, yielding MMRPFRLISALVTGVLLAVLLVSPAQATISGASATNTATTVTYRFSYTGTPQFLRVYVDTDRNASTGYAQAGTGADYLLENGSLYQHTGTGWSWTLLRTVTFSSSGNVAQWTVNRSDLGETATPGDADLVFQVESPLETSAKLTQTYSSGGGSVTYTPSTENFANPERGFYHHTGDCDKADFSQSTLQSYRTSQGISLVMCVFYLAEYKNGPIAQAALDQLQQQINTVRAAGLKMVLRFAYTTSTAGDDTTKDRILSHLDQLAPYLNSGKDVIAVVQAGLIGAWGEWYYTQNFGNAGTVTSTDWANRKAVTDKLLSVVPSTRMIQLRTPKFKRTMYSTTAVQPGNAYNGSALSRIGHHNDCFLASPDDFGTYENTSVEYPYLQADTTYVPMGGETCGSNPPRSSCPTATGELAQFHWSFINTDYEPTVLNSWNSGGCLADISKNLGYRFRLESGTYPATASPGGSLPVSFTVHNDGYATPFNPRNLELVLRNTSTGSTYKLAMSSDPRRWTAGASTTVAQTLTLPTNLPAGSYSLLLNLPDPLLSTRPEYSIRLANQNTWDATTGMNSLLHTLTVS
- a CDS encoding DUF4832 domain-containing protein — translated: MRRLAASLAVVGLLLPTQTAMAHHAPPASTVTYTTSDEVISNQERGFYHHAETHYYADNSGYVPLDVTKLRNFRTQEHITQILRLFYLEKFSKQDVIDKHYLDLMQADFNTARAAGVKMIVRFAYALPGDGWPPPTPYGDAPVARVVKQIKQLTPILRKNADMIAVVQSGFVGLWGEGYYTDYFSNPADPSQVSDQNWADRKAVIDALLQALPKDKMVQVRTPYMKQRMYGVPTGTAGGLTAQQAYNGSAVARIGQHNDCFLASPDDFGTYLSDPIQLDKDFVAQDTNYVPEGGETCGVNAPRSEWPSASAEMAALHFSFLNIEYHPGVLASWGDNINIAKQKLGYRFALTQSTVSQSHGKAQVGVKIRNDGWAAPYNPRQVQLVFQNAQHTYRVNVPADPRRWGAGQTVSLNWSVKLPKGKYKVLLNIADPKLQSQARLPGSTETYNAVYAVQLANNGTWQSSTGYNDLQQTVSIG